The segment AAGCAGAGGGGTGAAAAAAGCCTTTTCTTTCCTCCGTTTTTCCCAAGAAGACAAAACCTTTGCTTCTACCGAAGGATCGCAGATTCAACAAACGATTTATCGCTCTCATCCCGGTTTTGGCTGTATGGCGATCGCGAATAACGACGCCCAAACTCGCAGCTATGAACGTCCACCCTTGAACATTGGCTATGAACATATTCAGCCGGATGATTTGTTTGCACAAGTGGAACGAGTAGCAGAAGAAGCGCTTGAGAAAGTTCATGCTGAATCCGCACCAGCGCGCGATCGCGCAACCTTGATCCTAAAACCCAGTAACCTCTATCTCACGATTCACGAATCTGTCGGACACCCCACAGAATTAGATCGCGTCTTCGGGTATGAAGCCAACTTTGCCGGAACCAGCTTTGCGACAACCGATCAACTGGGAGAACTACGTTATGCCGCCCCTTGGCTTAACTTTAAAGCGGATCGCACCCAAGCGGGTGGACGCAGTACGGTTGGATATGACGATGAAGGGGTAAAAGCCCAATCTTGGTATGTGGTGAAAGATGGCGTGTTAGTTGATTATCTCAGCGATCGCGAAACCGCTCACCGCTTAGGGCGCACCACTAGCAACGGCAGTTCCTTTGCCGATAGTTGGTCCAGTGTGCCGATGGTTCGTATTCCCAACTTAGGCTTAGAACCGGGAGAAGCAGGAGGAAGCCACACCGCCAGTTTAGAAGCAATGATCGCTGATACCAAAGATGGCATTCTCATTGATGGGATAGGAAGTTTTTCCATTGATCAACAACGGCGCAACTTTCAGTTTGGTGGCGATGCCTTCTGGCGCGTGAAAGATGGCAAAATTGCCGGGATGGTGAAAGATTTAACCTATCATTCCATGACCACTGATTTCTGGCAAAAAGTGGATGCTTTGGGTGGTGCTGATGAGTGGGAACAATGTGGCACTAATATTTGTGGCAAAGGCGAACCGATTCAAATCGCTCAAATGACTCACGGCTGTGTTCCCGTGCGCGTTCAGGATATTGAAATTGGCAGAAGCTAGCTTGAAAATTCTTTCGCCCCATAATCTCCATGGATGCAGCGACATAGGCCACTCTCACAGAGGCAAATATTGAATTCGATTTGCCAACTCTTCAGGATGGGCAGCCTTGGCAATCATTTCTAAATCGCGAATGCAATGACCTACAGACACTCTCAGTTTATGAGCATAGACAACCCCAAGAAAGTATTTTCCTGCTTGTTGACAACGGGTTGCTTCTCCTAGAAAATCATCATCTTGGGAAAACAAAACACGCTTTAGTTTAGTTGCTCGCTCAAGGATCACTGGATCAGCAAAGCCAGTGCGCCCATCCTCTTGTACAGTTAAAACATCAACATTCCGAATTCGCAGTCCATCTCTAATTCCTCGGTGGACGTTCTCATCGAGGTAAAAAGCAATACTCATTCAATCAATCCTTCTTGGCGCAGTCTTTTAGCCAAGGGAGATTCTCCAGCTTCTAGGCGCATTTGTTCACTAGAGTCGAAGCGTCGCTTGACATCAGCATCAATCTCTTCTTTGTGTTCCCAGTAATAGGCTAAAGCAGAATAAATCTGGCTCATACTCAAATGAGGATATTGGAAATGCAATTCTTCAGGACTCCAACCATAAGCATGAATAGAGGTGACTAATTCCACGACTTTCATGGATGTTCCTTCAATATAAGGACGATCACGCTCGTCGAGTAAGATATATTTGTATTCGGTGGGGGTGGTCAAAGTCATTGCCATTACCTGCTGGAGAGATGCGAGTTAACTTCCTGCGCTCACCTATGTTAACGCAGTTAAGAAAAGTATTATGACAGGCGTTGGACTGAGTGAAGAAGAAGTGTGGTTTTATTTGGGGAATGCGCGATCGCGAGAACCAGTTGAACTCGTTTTAGATAACTTCAAATCATCTTCTTCAAGTAGAAGTTTTAGGACTTCCTCACCATTCTTAGCTGCTTCCTCATAACTGTCACCATGAGTGCGATAGGTCTGTTCTGGAAAGTCAGGTAAATGGACTAAATAACAATCATCTTCGTCTGACCAAACAATAACCATTTGATATTGCAGAAGGGTAAAGTGTGGTTTTATTTTGAGACAGCGCGATCGCGCGATCAAGCCTTTAGCCAGCCTAATATCTCATTTAA is part of the Cyanobacteria bacterium GSL.Bin1 genome and harbors:
- a CDS encoding type II toxin-antitoxin system HicB family antitoxin, producing the protein MVIVWSDEDDCYLVHLPDFPEQTYRTHGDSYEEAAKNGEEVLKLLLEEDDLKLSKTSSTGSRDRAFPK
- a CDS encoding TldD/PmbA family protein: MLQTESTYSTLDLANLAIQQLRQTGCEYGEIRLCRYRTQTLMARDRSLTTLSDNISSGYGIRVLLNGAWGFAASHEKSPEALTRTLNLAVEIAKGTHLTQQQPVRLAPVKAYQDTYTTPIQINPFEIPLTDKANLLLSLNEQLLGYESRGVKKAFSFLRFSQEDKTFASTEGSQIQQTIYRSHPGFGCMAIANNDAQTRSYERPPLNIGYEHIQPDDLFAQVERVAEEALEKVHAESAPARDRATLILKPSNLYLTIHESVGHPTELDRVFGYEANFAGTSFATTDQLGELRYAAPWLNFKADRTQAGGRSTVGYDDEGVKAQSWYVVKDGVLVDYLSDRETAHRLGRTTSNGSSFADSWSSVPMVRIPNLGLEPGEAGGSHTASLEAMIADTKDGILIDGIGSFSIDQQRRNFQFGGDAFWRVKDGKIAGMVKDLTYHSMTTDFWQKVDALGGADEWEQCGTNICGKGEPIQIAQMTHGCVPVRVQDIEIGRS
- a CDS encoding DUF433 domain-containing protein, whose protein sequence is MTLTTPTEYKYILLDERDRPYIEGTSMKVVELVTSIHAYGWSPEELHFQYPHLSMSQIYSALAYYWEHKEEIDADVKRRFDSSEQMRLEAGESPLAKRLRQEGLIE